Proteins co-encoded in one Accipiter gentilis chromosome 5, bAccGen1.1, whole genome shotgun sequence genomic window:
- the REL gene encoding proto-oncogene c-Rel isoform X3: MAGGPEPYIEIFEQPRQRGMRFRYKCEGRSAGSIPGEHSTENNKTFPSIQILNYFGKVKIRTTLVTKNEPYKPHPHDLVGKDCRDGYYEAEFGPERRVLSFQNLGIQCVKKKDLKESISLRISKKINPFNVPEEQLHNIDEYDLNVVRLCFQAFLPDEHGNYTLALPPLISNPIYDNRAPNTAELRICRVNKNCGSVKGGDEIFLLCDKVQKDDIEVRFVLDNWEAKGSFSQADVHRQVAIVFRTPPFLKDITEPVTVKMQLRRPSDQEVSEPMDFRYLPDEKDPYGNKAKRQRSTLAWQKLIQDCGSNATERPKVAPFPTVTPEGKLIKKEPNLFSSAMMMPGLGTLANTSQIYPVCNQIPHPPAQVGPGKQDTLSSCWQQLYGTPSSAGSLLNVHPQNSFAADVSQPAAQSSSSLPAFHDNSLNWPDEKDSGFYRNFSSTNGMGAVAVSTADMQSVSSNSVVHQAHPASISTASIVNMETDDMNCTSINFEKYNPVLNASNHRQQLHQVPPACPPVAAPGSTPFNSQSNLADPAVYSFIDQEVLSESRLSTNPIPNHQNSIADNQYYDTDGVHTDELYQSFQFDNILQSYNH; the protein is encoded by the exons gtggCCCTGAGCCCTACATTGAAATATTTGAACAACCCAGGCAAAGGGGCATGCGTTTCAGATACAAATGTGAGGGAAGATCAGCAGGCAGCATTCCAGGAGAACACAGTACTGAAAACAATAAGACGTTCCCTTCCATACAG ATTCTGAACTATTTTGGAAAAGTCAAAATAAGAACTACATTGGTAACAAAGAATGAACCCTACAAGCCACATCCTCATGATCTGGTGGGAAAAGACTGCAGAGATGGCTACTATGAAGCAGAGTTTGGGCCAGAACGGCGAGTCCTGTC TTTCCAGAATTTGGGCATTCAGTGTGTGAAGAAGAAAGACCTGAAGGAATCAATTTCTTTACGAATCTCGAAGAAGATTAACCCTTTCAATG TGCCTGAAGAACAGCTGCACAACATCGATGAGTATGATCTCAACGTCGTCCGCCTCTGCTTCCAAGCTTTCCTTCCCGACGAACACGGCAACTACACGTTAGCTCTTCCTCCTTTGATTTCTAACCCCATCTATGACAACA GAGCTCCCAACACAGCAGAATTAAGAATTTGTCGTGTGAACAAGAACTGTGGAAGTGTAAAAGGAGGAGATGAAATATTTCTACTGTGTGACAAAGTTCAGAAAG ATGATATAGAAGTCAGATTTGTCTTGGACAACTGGGAGGCCAAAGGTTCCTTCTCACAAGCTGACGTTCACCGTCAAGTTGCAATTGTGTTCAGAACGCCACCGTTTCTCAAAGATATCACCGAGCCCGTCACAGTGAAGATGCAGCTGCGAAGACCTTCAGACCAGGAAGTTAGTGAACCTATGGATTTCAGATACCTACCAGATGAAAAGG ATCCATATGGCAACAAAGCAAAAAGGCAAAGGTCAACGTTGGCTTGGCAAAAGCTCATACAGGACTGTG GGTCAAATGCAACAGAGAGGCCCAAAGTAGCTCCATTCCCCACTGTCACTCCTGAAGGGAAGCTCATCAAGAAAG AACCAAACTTGTTTTCATCTGCAATGATGATGCCGGGGCTAGGAACCCTGGCCAACACTAGTCAGATCTACCCTGTCTGCAACCAGATTCCCCATCCGCCTGCGCAGGTGGGGCCAGGGAAGCAAGACACGCTCTCCTCGTGCTGGCAGCAGCTGTACGGCACCCCCTCTTCAGCCGGCAGCCTGCTCAATGTGCACCCACAGAACAGCTTTGCGGCAGATGTGTCTCAgcctgctgctcagagcagcagctctcTCCCAGCTTTCCACGACAACTCCCTGAACTGGCCTGATGAGAAGGATTCAGGCTTCTACCGGAATTTCAGCAGCACAAATGGGATGGGAGCAGTGGCGGTGTCAACTGCAGACATGCAGAGTGTTTCTAGTAACAGCGTCGTGCACCAGGCTCACCCTGCCAGCATCTCCACAGCCAGCATCGTCAACATGGAGACCGACGACATGAACTGCACAAGTATAAACTTCGAAAAGTATAACCCAGTGTTAAATGCGAGCAATCACAGGCAGCAGCTCCATCAGGTGCCTCCAGCTTGCCCACCTGTAGCAGCCCCGGGCAGTACGCCTTTTAATTCACAGTCTAACTTAGCTGATCCAGCAGTTTACAGTTTTATAGACCAAGAAGTTTTAAGCGAATCGAGACTATCCACCAACCCGATCCCAAACCATCAGAATAGCATTGCAGATAACCAGTACTATGACACCGACGGTGTCCACACTGATGAGCTTTATCAGTCTTTCCAATTTGATAACATATTACAAAGCTATAACCATTGA
- the REL gene encoding proto-oncogene c-Rel isoform X2, translating into MAGRLLLSKLPYGQRSACNSMRMHTSALPKGGPEPYIEIFEQPRQRGMRFRYKCEGRSAGSIPGEHSTENNKTFPSIQILNYFGKVKIRTTLVTKNEPYKPHPHDLVGKDCRDGYYEAEFGPERRVLSFQNLGIQCVKKKDLKESISLRISKKINPFNVPEEQLHNIDEYDLNVVRLCFQAFLPDEHGNYTLALPPLISNPIYDNRAPNTAELRICRVNKNCGSVKGGDEIFLLCDKVQKDDIEVRFVLDNWEAKGSFSQADVHRQVAIVFRTPPFLKDITEPVTVKMQLRRPSDQEVSEPMDFRYLPDEKDPYGNKAKRQRSTLAWQKLIQDCEPNLFSSAMMMPGLGTLANTSQIYPVCNQIPHPPAQVGPGKQDTLSSCWQQLYGTPSSAGSLLNVHPQNSFAADVSQPAAQSSSSLPAFHDNSLNWPDEKDSGFYRNFSSTNGMGAVAVSTADMQSVSSNSVVHQAHPASISTASIVNMETDDMNCTSINFEKYNPVLNASNHRQQLHQVPPACPPVAAPGSTPFNSQSNLADPAVYSFIDQEVLSESRLSTNPIPNHQNSIADNQYYDTDGVHTDELYQSFQFDNILQSYNH; encoded by the exons gtggCCCTGAGCCCTACATTGAAATATTTGAACAACCCAGGCAAAGGGGCATGCGTTTCAGATACAAATGTGAGGGAAGATCAGCAGGCAGCATTCCAGGAGAACACAGTACTGAAAACAATAAGACGTTCCCTTCCATACAG ATTCTGAACTATTTTGGAAAAGTCAAAATAAGAACTACATTGGTAACAAAGAATGAACCCTACAAGCCACATCCTCATGATCTGGTGGGAAAAGACTGCAGAGATGGCTACTATGAAGCAGAGTTTGGGCCAGAACGGCGAGTCCTGTC TTTCCAGAATTTGGGCATTCAGTGTGTGAAGAAGAAAGACCTGAAGGAATCAATTTCTTTACGAATCTCGAAGAAGATTAACCCTTTCAATG TGCCTGAAGAACAGCTGCACAACATCGATGAGTATGATCTCAACGTCGTCCGCCTCTGCTTCCAAGCTTTCCTTCCCGACGAACACGGCAACTACACGTTAGCTCTTCCTCCTTTGATTTCTAACCCCATCTATGACAACA GAGCTCCCAACACAGCAGAATTAAGAATTTGTCGTGTGAACAAGAACTGTGGAAGTGTAAAAGGAGGAGATGAAATATTTCTACTGTGTGACAAAGTTCAGAAAG ATGATATAGAAGTCAGATTTGTCTTGGACAACTGGGAGGCCAAAGGTTCCTTCTCACAAGCTGACGTTCACCGTCAAGTTGCAATTGTGTTCAGAACGCCACCGTTTCTCAAAGATATCACCGAGCCCGTCACAGTGAAGATGCAGCTGCGAAGACCTTCAGACCAGGAAGTTAGTGAACCTATGGATTTCAGATACCTACCAGATGAAAAGG ATCCATATGGCAACAAAGCAAAAAGGCAAAGGTCAACGTTGGCTTGGCAAAAGCTCATACAGGACTGTG AACCAAACTTGTTTTCATCTGCAATGATGATGCCGGGGCTAGGAACCCTGGCCAACACTAGTCAGATCTACCCTGTCTGCAACCAGATTCCCCATCCGCCTGCGCAGGTGGGGCCAGGGAAGCAAGACACGCTCTCCTCGTGCTGGCAGCAGCTGTACGGCACCCCCTCTTCAGCCGGCAGCCTGCTCAATGTGCACCCACAGAACAGCTTTGCGGCAGATGTGTCTCAgcctgctgctcagagcagcagctctcTCCCAGCTTTCCACGACAACTCCCTGAACTGGCCTGATGAGAAGGATTCAGGCTTCTACCGGAATTTCAGCAGCACAAATGGGATGGGAGCAGTGGCGGTGTCAACTGCAGACATGCAGAGTGTTTCTAGTAACAGCGTCGTGCACCAGGCTCACCCTGCCAGCATCTCCACAGCCAGCATCGTCAACATGGAGACCGACGACATGAACTGCACAAGTATAAACTTCGAAAAGTATAACCCAGTGTTAAATGCGAGCAATCACAGGCAGCAGCTCCATCAGGTGCCTCCAGCTTGCCCACCTGTAGCAGCCCCGGGCAGTACGCCTTTTAATTCACAGTCTAACTTAGCTGATCCAGCAGTTTACAGTTTTATAGACCAAGAAGTTTTAAGCGAATCGAGACTATCCACCAACCCGATCCCAAACCATCAGAATAGCATTGCAGATAACCAGTACTATGACACCGACGGTGTCCACACTGATGAGCTTTATCAGTCTTTCCAATTTGATAACATATTACAAAGCTATAACCATTGA
- the REL gene encoding proto-oncogene c-Rel isoform X1: protein MAGRLLLSKLPYGQRSACNSMRMHTSALPKGGPEPYIEIFEQPRQRGMRFRYKCEGRSAGSIPGEHSTENNKTFPSIQILNYFGKVKIRTTLVTKNEPYKPHPHDLVGKDCRDGYYEAEFGPERRVLSFQNLGIQCVKKKDLKESISLRISKKINPFNVPEEQLHNIDEYDLNVVRLCFQAFLPDEHGNYTLALPPLISNPIYDNRAPNTAELRICRVNKNCGSVKGGDEIFLLCDKVQKDDIEVRFVLDNWEAKGSFSQADVHRQVAIVFRTPPFLKDITEPVTVKMQLRRPSDQEVSEPMDFRYLPDEKDPYGNKAKRQRSTLAWQKLIQDCGSNATERPKVAPFPTVTPEGKLIKKEPNLFSSAMMMPGLGTLANTSQIYPVCNQIPHPPAQVGPGKQDTLSSCWQQLYGTPSSAGSLLNVHPQNSFAADVSQPAAQSSSSLPAFHDNSLNWPDEKDSGFYRNFSSTNGMGAVAVSTADMQSVSSNSVVHQAHPASISTASIVNMETDDMNCTSINFEKYNPVLNASNHRQQLHQVPPACPPVAAPGSTPFNSQSNLADPAVYSFIDQEVLSESRLSTNPIPNHQNSIADNQYYDTDGVHTDELYQSFQFDNILQSYNH from the exons gtggCCCTGAGCCCTACATTGAAATATTTGAACAACCCAGGCAAAGGGGCATGCGTTTCAGATACAAATGTGAGGGAAGATCAGCAGGCAGCATTCCAGGAGAACACAGTACTGAAAACAATAAGACGTTCCCTTCCATACAG ATTCTGAACTATTTTGGAAAAGTCAAAATAAGAACTACATTGGTAACAAAGAATGAACCCTACAAGCCACATCCTCATGATCTGGTGGGAAAAGACTGCAGAGATGGCTACTATGAAGCAGAGTTTGGGCCAGAACGGCGAGTCCTGTC TTTCCAGAATTTGGGCATTCAGTGTGTGAAGAAGAAAGACCTGAAGGAATCAATTTCTTTACGAATCTCGAAGAAGATTAACCCTTTCAATG TGCCTGAAGAACAGCTGCACAACATCGATGAGTATGATCTCAACGTCGTCCGCCTCTGCTTCCAAGCTTTCCTTCCCGACGAACACGGCAACTACACGTTAGCTCTTCCTCCTTTGATTTCTAACCCCATCTATGACAACA GAGCTCCCAACACAGCAGAATTAAGAATTTGTCGTGTGAACAAGAACTGTGGAAGTGTAAAAGGAGGAGATGAAATATTTCTACTGTGTGACAAAGTTCAGAAAG ATGATATAGAAGTCAGATTTGTCTTGGACAACTGGGAGGCCAAAGGTTCCTTCTCACAAGCTGACGTTCACCGTCAAGTTGCAATTGTGTTCAGAACGCCACCGTTTCTCAAAGATATCACCGAGCCCGTCACAGTGAAGATGCAGCTGCGAAGACCTTCAGACCAGGAAGTTAGTGAACCTATGGATTTCAGATACCTACCAGATGAAAAGG ATCCATATGGCAACAAAGCAAAAAGGCAAAGGTCAACGTTGGCTTGGCAAAAGCTCATACAGGACTGTG GGTCAAATGCAACAGAGAGGCCCAAAGTAGCTCCATTCCCCACTGTCACTCCTGAAGGGAAGCTCATCAAGAAAG AACCAAACTTGTTTTCATCTGCAATGATGATGCCGGGGCTAGGAACCCTGGCCAACACTAGTCAGATCTACCCTGTCTGCAACCAGATTCCCCATCCGCCTGCGCAGGTGGGGCCAGGGAAGCAAGACACGCTCTCCTCGTGCTGGCAGCAGCTGTACGGCACCCCCTCTTCAGCCGGCAGCCTGCTCAATGTGCACCCACAGAACAGCTTTGCGGCAGATGTGTCTCAgcctgctgctcagagcagcagctctcTCCCAGCTTTCCACGACAACTCCCTGAACTGGCCTGATGAGAAGGATTCAGGCTTCTACCGGAATTTCAGCAGCACAAATGGGATGGGAGCAGTGGCGGTGTCAACTGCAGACATGCAGAGTGTTTCTAGTAACAGCGTCGTGCACCAGGCTCACCCTGCCAGCATCTCCACAGCCAGCATCGTCAACATGGAGACCGACGACATGAACTGCACAAGTATAAACTTCGAAAAGTATAACCCAGTGTTAAATGCGAGCAATCACAGGCAGCAGCTCCATCAGGTGCCTCCAGCTTGCCCACCTGTAGCAGCCCCGGGCAGTACGCCTTTTAATTCACAGTCTAACTTAGCTGATCCAGCAGTTTACAGTTTTATAGACCAAGAAGTTTTAAGCGAATCGAGACTATCCACCAACCCGATCCCAAACCATCAGAATAGCATTGCAGATAACCAGTACTATGACACCGACGGTGTCCACACTGATGAGCTTTATCAGTCTTTCCAATTTGATAACATATTACAAAGCTATAACCATTGA